TGAGTTTATTGAGTTTGGTGGGTTTAGTTCCTACACTGTCAACTCTAATACGGAGTTGCAAGTTACTAACGGAACGCAAGGACGCACGCGATTCAATTCATCCACGAACGGCTACAGTAACCTTGATGCCAATGAAAAGGTACGGGTTACCGCAGAATTTGCTCAAACGGCTCTGAACAGCCCTCCCATTTCAACGTTTAGCTATCGAACAGGATTATTAAAAAACGCCACAAATCGCCAATTTGCTCAAAATTTCAAGGTCTTTACCTATAGCAACGGTGTCACCACAGAAGCACCGCAGGTCACTGGCCTCAGTACCAATGACTCCACCCCAACCATAACAGGTCGAGTCAACTTACCGACTGGCGCTACATTTGAAGTCACAGTCAATGGTGTAACTTACACGGATGGCGATGGCAATTTAACAGTTGACACAGGTAATAAAACCTGGAGCCTGACGGTTCCTGATGCTAACACGCTCTCCTCAGGGTCATACGATGTTGTCGCGAAGATTAGCAACGGTGGCGTTAATCTATTTGACCAAAGCACCAATGAACTGAACGTTGATATTACATCCCCCACCGTTACCGACATCAGCTCCTCAACCACTGATGGCACTTACAGCGTTGGGGATGTCGTCACCATCACCGTCACCTTTGATGAGGTCGTGAATGTCACCGGAACCCCGCAACTGACCCTAGAAACCGGAAGTACCGATCGCACCATTAACTATGTCAGCGGCAGCGGCTCCAACACCCTCACCTTTACCTACACCGTTCAAGCTGGCGATACCACCGCTGACCTCGACTACACCTCCACTACTGCCCTCACCCTCAACGGCGGCACCATCAAGGATGCTGCGGGTAACGATGCGACACTGACCTTACCTAGCCCAGGTGCTAGTGGTTCCTTAGGTGCAAACAAGGCGATCGTCATTGATGGGGTTGCTCCCTCTGCTCCGACAACCCCGAACCTGATCGATGCCAGTGACACCGGAGCATCCAACACCGACAACATCACCAGCGATACCACCCCAACCTTCGACGGCACCGCTGAAGCCAATAGCACCGTTGAAATCTTTGTCGATGGCGTCAGTGTGGGTACCACCACAGCCAACGGTTCTGGCAACTGGAGCTTCACCGCTGGGGCGATCGCCGATGGCAACCACACCATTACAGCCACCGCAACCGATGCGGCTGGCAATACCAGTCCCGACTCCTCAGCCCTCAATATCACTATCGACACGGCCGCCCCATCTGCTCCGGGTACGCCGAACCTCGTCGATGCCAGTGACACCGGAGCATCCAACACCGACAACATCACCAGCGATACCACCCCAACCTTCGACGGCACCGCTGAAGCCAATAGCACCGTTGAAATCTTTGTCGATGGCGTCAGTGTGGGTACCACCACAGCCAACGGTTCTGGCAACTGGAGCTTCACCGCTGGGGCGATCGCCGATGGCAACCACACCATTACAGCCACCGCAACCGATGCGGCTGGCAATACCAGTCCCGACTCCTCAGCCCTCGATATCACCATTGACTCCACACCTCCTGCCGCACCCGTTGTACTGACCACGGGCACTACGAATGACTCAACTCCGACCATCACAGGTACGGCGGAACCGGGCAGCACCGTTGATGTCCTCGTCGATGGGACAAGTGTCGGCACAGCAACGGCAGATGGATCAGGAAACTGGAGCTTTACGCCCTCGAATGCGATCGCCGATGGTACTCATACCATCAGAGCAACAGCAACCGATGCCGCTGGCAACACCAGTGCTTTATCAAACCAGAAAAATATCACCATCGATGCAACGGCTCCCTCTGCTCCGACAACCCCGAACCTGATCGATGCCAGTGACACCGGGACATCCAACACCGACAACATTACCAGCGATACCACCCCAACCTTCGACGGCACCGCTGAAGCCAATAGCACCGTTGAAATCTTTGTCGATGGCGTCAGTGTGGGTACCACCACAGCCAACGGTTCTGGCAACTGGAGCTTCACCGCTGGGGCGATCGCCGATGGTGACCATGTGATTACCACCACGGCAACCGATGCCGCTGGCAATACCAGTCCTGTCTCATCAGCCCTCGATATCACCATTGACACAACTGTACCTGTAGTCGGAATTGATCCCGTTAAGACGAACGACAGCTCACCTCAGATAGCTGGAACTATTGACAACCCCAATGCAGAGGTCAGCGTGATTCTGGATGGTGTAACCTACCCTGCAACCAACAACGGTGATGGCACATGGACTATCCCGCAGGGAACCATTACCAAACTCCCCGCAGGTGAATATGACCTCAAGGTTGTAGCCACCAGTCTAGCTGGAAATGAGGGTACCTTAGACACCGCAACGTCGCCCATCGGTAGTGAGAAGCCACTCATTATTGACACCACTGCGCCAGAAGGCAACGTCAAAATTTCTGCGACGGATGAAGACTTGGGAAGTATCAAGATCCGCTTTGATGAACCTGTTCAGAACTTAGATCCATCTGACCTCACATTAGTAGTTGATGGTAAGCCTATCGATCTATCGGGCGCAACCCTGACAACCAATGATGGCATTACCTGGAAACTGACTGGGATCGACAAAGACCTATTGTCACAACCAGGGACATATACGATCGCCCTCAAAGACAGTAACGACGTCACCGACTCGGCTGGCAACCCGTTGAAGACCTCTGTTTCCGGTTCATGGACAATCACAGCACAGCATATCTGTGAGTTTGCAAAAGCTCATTCTCCCATTACCTTTGCTGAACCTCCCGCATTTCTCAAAGCAAAGGATATGGTGATTAAGAATCGTCTGCCTGGAACCCCCGCAGACGAAAGGCTCAAAGGAAGCAAGCAATCAGATAGTGTCCTCAGTGGCAAAGGTGACGATTCAGTTCGCACAGGTAAGGGCAATGATTTAGTTAAAGCTGGGGGTGGCAATGACAAAGTTAATGGCGATGGGGGAGATGATTTGCTCTCGGGTCGGACTGGTGCTGACATTCTCAAGGGAGGCGACGGCAACGACTCTCTAATTGGTGGTCGCGACAACGATATCATGGATGGCGGCAGAGGCAACGACTCGATGTCTGGACGGGGCGGCAACGACCGCTTATTAGGATATCAAGGGAATGACTTCATACAGGGAAATAGGGGCAACGACTTCATGGATGGTGGACAACGGAGCGATCGCCTCAAAGCAGGTGGTGGCAACGATCGCCTCTTGGGTCGTGGTGGTAACGACTTCCTGAGTGCTGCAGGCGGCGACGACAAACTCAACGGAGGGAACAAGCGAGATTACTTGCTTGGGAAGAACGGTAATGATGTCCTCCGTGGAGATAAGGGAGGTGACATCCTGTGGGGAGGGAAAGGTGACGATCTGCTCAGTGGGGGTAAAGGCCGTGATGTCTTCTTCTACAAGACCCTGAAAGAAGGTGAGGACAAGATCAAAGGCTTTAGCGTCAAGGACGACTTGTTTGATATGCGAAAAGTTTTTGCAGGTAAGGCCTTCAAAGGACTGGATCTACACACGACGTTTGAACCATTGGTTCAACGGGTTCAAGTTGGCTCAAATGCCGAGATTCAGGTAGACAAGAATGGAATGAAGCCTGGCGAGAAGTTCATCACCATCGCAACGTTGATTGATACCGATGCGAGCACGATCACATGCCACAGCTTTATCGTTGAGTAGGACATAGCCTAGGCGATTGCCCAAACGCAAAAGGGATGCATGAGAAATTTCTCTACATCCCTTTTTTCATGCCATTTATAGCGCTAGCCATATCAGTTAGGACATTGGGGTGGGGCGGCGAAGCCACCCCACCCCAATGTCCATGTCCCAAGCTAGCTGGCAACAGCTAGAATACCGATTCCAAGCAAAATGCTGTTAATCTGCAACCGCTTCGCGCTCGCGTTCAACCATTTTGAGGGTTTTAATCACATCAGTAGGTAGCCTGTGCTGAATCAGGGTGCCACCCTGCTGTTCTAGAAACTCAATTACAAGGGCTACTTCATCCAGTTCTGCCAGTAAAACTAGGGCGGAACTGCCGGAATCCAAAGAGTTACCCAGTTTTTTGAGGGCGGAATCGGGAAACCCTAGGTCCACCATACTGACAAACGGTAAACTGCCTGCGGCGGCTCCGGCGGCGGCTCCGGCGGCCATGGCCAACGGCCCAAACAGCACCGAAAGAATAGCACCCGACAATAGCCCAATGGTCGCACCTTGCTTGACGGCAGCGTCTTCATTCGTTTCATGGAAGGAGAACTTGCCCTTTTCGTCTTTTTTCAGAACGGCGATGTTGCCCAGTTTGATGGCATCAAGTTCTTCATCGTATTTTTGGAGAGCGCTTTTAACCTGCTCTGCTTTTTCCGATCCTACAAACGCACAAACGACAAGTTCCATAGCATTCACCTCTGCTATTCCGGCTCAACTATAGCGAAGAGTTTGCGGGGAGGGGCGAGTCCGATCGTATTTTTTAAGGCTTGTGTCACGCAATGATAACCTGTGCTCCTGTTCCGATCACGGGAGGCGGTCAATCTCTCGCAAGGCCTCTCGATAGCGATCGGGCTGATTTCGGGTGAGAAAGGAATCGGCGGCGGATTGAAAATCGGATTTTGCCCCTTCAATATCGCCAAGCTGCGATCGCAAAATTGCGCGTCCATAATAGGCTTCAGGGTCTTCTGGCTGGAGCACAATAGCTTGGTTGAAATCATCCAAGGCCGCTTCAGGGTCACCCGTTCCCATCCGCAGTTCCCCCCGACGCCGATACACGAGCCCATCCCTGGGATTCGCGTCCAGGGCTTGGGTGTAGTTGTACTCGGCAGCCGGATAGGCTCCAATCATGCGATAGGCTTCTGCGCGTCCCCGATAGGCTTCGGCATCGTCTGGATCTTGGATGAGGGCGCGATCGTAATCCTGGATTGCACCTGCATGATCACCAAGACGGGTGCGGAGGGCGGCGCGGGCTTTGTAAACGTCCGCAGTGGGCGATCGCGTCAATGCCTGGTTTAGATCAGCCAAAGCATCTTCTGCTGACTCACCGACCATTAGCCGCACAAATCCCCGATAGACATAGGCATCGACATAGTCGGAATTTTCGCGGAGCGCATCGTTAAGTTCTGCCAATGCCTCGTCATAGTTTCCTACCTCTGCCAGCGAGACCGCACGGGTATAGGCCGCAATCGCCGGATCGACTTGGGCGATCGCCACAGAAACCGTAGGATTCAGACTATTAACAAAAAGCAGGGTTCCGGTCAGCCCCAGGATCCGCAACCCTAGCTTTACCGATCGAAGTCCGGGCATTGTCATTTTGTCTCCCACGTTCACGCCACCGAGAGGATTCTACAGCACCTCGTCCAAGGCTTGAATGAGACGATCCACCTCCTCCAAGGTGTTGTAATGCACTAAACTAACGCGCACCACTCCCCCTTGCTCCGCCAATCCCAGGTCTTCAATCATCCGCTTGGCGTAGAAATCTCCCCAGCGGATGGCGATTTGATGGGTATCCACATGGGTCGGAATGTCCTGGCTATGGCGTTCCTCCACGACGAACGAGATCGTAGGAATGCGCTGACTGGAGTTGGGAGTGGGAATACCGAGCACTCTCACCGTCGATTTCGTCGCCAGGTAGGAGAGGAGGCGATCGCCCAAGGCTTGTTCATGCTCAGTAATCAGCGAAAACGCCTGCTGAAGCTGCCCTCGCCAGTCTGGAGCGGTTTGGTCGGCAAAGTGGGCGTGAGCCAGCTTGCTGAAATAGTCTTGCAGTCCTAGCAAGCTGTAGGTCAGTTCAAAGTTGACATTTCCGGGCTGGAATTTGTAGGGAAGCGTCGCATCTGAAATGAAATAGTGGTTGAAGCCAGGGAGTGCTAG
The sequence above is drawn from the Synechococcales cyanobacterium T60_A2020_003 genome and encodes:
- a CDS encoding DUF1269 domain-containing protein, which encodes MELVVCAFVGSEKAEQVKSALQKYDEELDAIKLGNIAVLKKDEKGKFSFHETNEDAAVKQGATIGLLSGAILSVLFGPLAMAAGAAAGAAAGSLPFVSMVDLGFPDSALKKLGNSLDSGSSALVLLAELDEVALVIEFLEQQGGTLIQHRLPTDVIKTLKMVEREREAVAD
- a CDS encoding tetratricopeptide repeat protein — encoded protein: MTMPGLRSVKLGLRILGLTGTLLFVNSLNPTVSVAIAQVDPAIAAYTRAVSLAEVGNYDEALAELNDALRENSDYVDAYVYRGFVRLMVGESAEDALADLNQALTRSPTADVYKARAALRTRLGDHAGAIQDYDRALIQDPDDAEAYRGRAEAYRMIGAYPAAEYNYTQALDANPRDGLVYRRRGELRMGTGDPEAALDDFNQAIVLQPEDPEAYYGRAILRSQLGDIEGAKSDFQSAADSFLTRNQPDRYREALREIDRLP
- a CDS encoding DUF4347 domain-containing protein; the protein is MLKSKSGLELVIIDPSVEDYEVLIHSLMSDIKVIVLDPQQDGVEQITRILHFYPEIGRVHLICHGSPATLYLGNSELSLQTLPTYRDTLQTWFSGCTTTPSLSLYGCNVAMGDAGTEFIAKLYQLTGAEIAASATPTGHASLGGDWHLQVRTSASTPSLPFHLERLETWQGVLMALDVNFQELDFQNPTLIAGTDKQVGAQYRFSNVITINGTVVDAILEIKAISAGMSIGTIDAVGSGTGASDKAFQPEITKNTTNTATEGYIDWQFSFVESGTTTPVELQNFQMTALDLDGGSGRIEFIEFGGFSSYTVNSNTELQVTNGTQGRTRFNSSTNGYSNLDANEKVRVTAEFAQTALNSPPISTFSYRTGLLKNATNRQFAQNFKVFTYSNGVTTEAPQVTGLSTNDSTPTITGRVNLPTGATFEVTVNGVTYTDGDGNLTVDTGNKTWSLTVPDANTLSSGSYDVVAKISNGGVNLFDQSTNELNVDITSPTVTDISSSTTDGTYSVGDVVTITVTFDEVVNVTGTPQLTLETGSTDRTINYVSGSGSNTLTFTYTVQAGDTTADLDYTSTTALTLNGGTIKDAAGNDATLTLPSPGASGSLGANKAIVIDGVAPSAPTTPNLIDASDTGASNTDNITSDTTPTFDGTAEANSTVEIFVDGVSVGTTTANGSGNWSFTAGAIADGNHTITATATDAAGNTSPDSSALNITIDTAAPSAPGTPNLVDASDTGASNTDNITSDTTPTFDGTAEANSTVEIFVDGVSVGTTTANGSGNWSFTAGAIADGNHTITATATDAAGNTSPDSSALDITIDSTPPAAPVVLTTGTTNDSTPTITGTAEPGSTVDVLVDGTSVGTATADGSGNWSFTPSNAIADGTHTIRATATDAAGNTSALSNQKNITIDATAPSAPTTPNLIDASDTGTSNTDNITSDTTPTFDGTAEANSTVEIFVDGVSVGTTTANGSGNWSFTAGAIADGDHVITTTATDAAGNTSPVSSALDITIDTTVPVVGIDPVKTNDSSPQIAGTIDNPNAEVSVILDGVTYPATNNGDGTWTIPQGTITKLPAGEYDLKVVATSLAGNEGTLDTATSPIGSEKPLIIDTTAPEGNVKISATDEDLGSIKIRFDEPVQNLDPSDLTLVVDGKPIDLSGATLTTNDGITWKLTGIDKDLLSQPGTYTIALKDSNDVTDSAGNPLKTSVSGSWTITAQHICEFAKAHSPITFAEPPAFLKAKDMVIKNRLPGTPADERLKGSKQSDSVLSGKGDDSVRTGKGNDLVKAGGGNDKVNGDGGDDLLSGRTGADILKGGDGNDSLIGGRDNDIMDGGRGNDSMSGRGGNDRLLGYQGNDFIQGNRGNDFMDGGQRSDRLKAGGGNDRLLGRGGNDFLSAAGGDDKLNGGNKRDYLLGKNGNDVLRGDKGGDILWGGKGDDLLSGGKGRDVFFYKTLKEGEDKIKGFSVKDDLFDMRKVFAGKAFKGLDLHTTFEPLVQRVQVGSNAEIQVDKNGMKPGEKFITIATLIDTDASTITCHSFIVE